In Cuculus canorus isolate bCucCan1 chromosome 9, bCucCan1.pri, whole genome shotgun sequence, the following are encoded in one genomic region:
- the TTC14 gene encoding tetratricopeptide repeat protein 14 isoform X1 has translation MDRELLRQALSYHGPELLSLLRAEQHDNPDFRGLLPPPGTSFEPPRGASTAAGKETSSIDTEIKRFIAKKADLLFAHSWKPNGPFSDTIEENEEYYAVMPPLEQFMEVPREERRELFFRDIERGDIVIGRITSIREFGFFMVLICLGSGVIREISDLEITALCPLRDVPSQSNHGDPLSYYQTGDLIRAAIKDIDRYHEKLTVSLYSSALPPSLSSTKLGVITSDDFPLHYKRSMEVANTGETFEEVLHRSPGFANPSLVEYLAEKLGISESNPPSLMRSLQMKNFNEEDFAPALRKKQSESWALKCVKAGVDYFKVGCHVEAMNEYNKALEIDPQNVEALVARGALYATKGSLNKAIGDFEIALENCPTHRNARKYLCQTLVERGGQLEEEEKLLNAESYYKKALHLDETFQEAEEALTKLRKHMQKSLEMREKQAAKEEREKEKKVETSAEKLRKLLKEEKRLKKKRKVSTSSSSSSSSSSSSSSSSDSSSDASISSSSSDHKKRRKKHRNRSESTRSSKKSSSRASSHYRDQIRKEEWYTPPADTTASFLNQSFEVEELLEKPQSLACPKTEVKEKERRSSFSRTSGDDEDTFGGRSEDSRDSYSSSRTLPSSSKTEKYDKTDRFFSSWRGSSSSYHKSDEKPRLHYYKKLERDVEGRREQYRKHGSGQDRYYPSPAGSDYSGRSVGKYRSYSSTCLREGDRSYDSDRRYDNDRHMLSRHRNESEYKNRKRSYEETDKTKEPDEEMSSNDTAQTESGNKRNLPQNLLNIFNQIAEFEREKASKKKQ, from the exons ATGGACCGGGAGCTGCTGCGTCAGGCGCTGAGCTACCACGGCCCCGAGCTGCTGTCGCTGCTCCGCGCCGAGCAGCACGACAACCCCGATTTCCGCGGACTGCTGCCGCCGCCGGGGACCAGCTTCGAACCGCCCCGCGGGGCCTCGACGGCCGCCGG GAAAGAGACGTCGAGCATTGACACCGAGATAAAGCGCTTCATTGCCAAAAAAGCAGATCTCCTGTTTGCCCACTCGTGGAAACCCAATGGGCCCTTCTCAGACACgattgaagaaaatgaag AGTATTATGCTGTTATGCCTCCCCTGGAGCAGTTCATGGAAGTTCctagggaagagaggagagaattGTTTTTTCGAGACATTGAACGTGGTGATATCGTGATTGGGAGGATTACTTCTATTCGTGAATTTGGCTTTTTCATGGTGTTGATATGTCTGGGAAGTGGTGTCATACGGGAGATTTCAGATTTAGAAATCACA GCTCTGTGTCCTTTGAGAGATGTCCCTTCTCAAAGCAACCATGGAGATCCTTTATCTTACTATCAAACTGGGGACCTTATTCGAG CTGCGATCAAGGACATTGATCGTTACCATGAGAAGCTCACGGTGTCGCTTTACAGCTCAGCTCTTCCACCCAGCCTTTCCAGTACAAAACTAGGCGTAATTACTTCTGATGACTTCCCGTTACATTATAA gcGAAGCATGGAAGTTGCTAATACAGGAGAGACATTTGAAGAGGTTTTGCATCGTTCCCCAGGATTTGCTAATCCATCGTTAGTTGAATATCTAGCAGAAAAACTAGGAATAAGTGAATCAAATCCACCGTCTTTGATGAGAAGTCTTCAAAT gaaaaatttcaaTGAAGAAGATTTTGCCCCTGCACTGAGGAAAAAGCAGTCTGAATCTTGGGCCTTGAAATG tgtgaaGGCTGGGGTTGATTATTTTAAGGTTGGGTGCCATGTAGAAGCCATGAATGAGTACAACAAGGCTTTGGAAATTGATCCTCAAAATGTTGAAGCTTTGGTAGCACGTGGAGCTCT GTATGCAACAAAAGGAAGTTTGAACAAAGCCATAGGTGATTTTGAAATTGCTTTAGAAAACTGTCCTACCCATAGAAATGCGAGAAAATACCTCTGTCAGACACTGGTGGAAAGAGGCGGGCA gttggaagaggaagagaaactaCTAAATGCTGAGAGTTACTATAAAAAAGCCTTACATTTGGATGAGACTtttcaggaagcagaagaggCCTTAACAAAACTCCGTAAGCACATGCAG aaatctttggaAATGAGGGAGAAACAAGCTgccaaagaagagagagagaaagaaaagaaagtagaaacGAGTGCAGAAAAATTGCGTAAgctcttaaaagaagaaaaaag gttgaagaagaaaaggaaagtatcaacttcttcttcctcttcttcctcctcttcctcctcctcctcatcatcaAGTGATTCTTCATCAGATGCAtcaatttcttcctcttcctctgatCACAAGAAACGCAGGAAAAAGCATCGGAATAGATCTGAGTCTACCCGCAGCTCCAAAAAAAGCTCATCTAGAGCGTCTTCCCATTATAGAGATCAGATTAGGAAAGAGGAGTGGTATACGCCTCCAGCTGATACCACTGCTTCCTTTCTTAACCAAAGTTTTGAAGTGGAAGAACTGCTGGAAAAGCCACAGAGTTTAGCGTGTCCAAAAACAGaggtaaaagagaaagaaagacgCAGTTCTTTTTCGAGGACTTCAGGTGATGATGAAGACACTTTTGGAGGTAGGTCTGAAGATTCAAGAGATTCTTACAGTAGCTCCAGAACTCTGCCAAGTAgtagcaaaactgaaaaatatgatAAAACTGATAGATTTTTCTCCAGTTGGAGGGGTTCTTCAAGTTCATATCATAAGTCAGATGAAAAACCCAGGCTGCATTATTATAAGAAATTAGAAAGGGAcgtggaggggagaagagagcagtATAGAAAACATGGCTCAGGTCAAGACAGGTATTATCCGTCTCCAGCAGGGTCTGACTACTCTGGCAGGTCAGTGGGAAAGTACAGATCGTATTCTAGCACCTGCTTGCGTGAAGGTGATAGAAGTTACGATAGCGATAGGCGTTACGATAATGATAGGCACATGTTAAGTCGGCATAGAAATGAAAGCGAGtataagaacaggaaaagaagttaCGAGGAGACTGATAAAACAAAGGAACCAGATGAGGAAATGTCTTCAAATGATACAGCACAAACTGAAAGTGGCAATAAAAGAAACCTGCCCCAGAACTTACTTAACATATTTAATCAAATAGCTGAGTTTGAGAGGGAAAAagcaagtaagaaaaaacagtaa
- the CCDC39 gene encoding coiled-coil domain-containing protein 39 isoform X1, translating to MAGHAVTSVLAELCWAQGYAVPVANAANVALEDRLQKMHKEKAYLQDKLADFEECVKAVTSHLKNVRQEISFTQSLYRARENETETEHHFKALAEREHGHLKHDFKQLEDEIVSLREKKNSQENTINKTTKKLENLKQQMNCNKEVLESCIKKSNSKDDDTITIQKYALQDEGKIRALTLQVDKLTMHANQKRRDLDNELTETIIAQIELDKTPEDFRRVHQERQEVIRQWENTIQQMQKRDQQIDHCALLITEIKQEMRKKEMVLEEKTSFLVNETLNNMEYEKKASLAEREATSLRNEHRSQDTSGVQLQDELDTLKSTVDRIATDVESLRLQGTNLKKEIQKKQTRLSFLNEKNASLSNKVKLVTEETLSSDDKALRMEEILKEEEKIVQEKETETSQLKELLFKKTQDLTVQQDKEKCVLAEFEGCPLSLKNLKSQLNRLDTDALKQLDLMYNQDFYIQQVQRRLSRLEGEVNADEKQVLEAKFAELKKTLEENKNTYDVLHAQYKKLQSDVHFIKRTMDKTGEEKSDVTIKINELNILNEKSDQELKRAKVIKQEMMVEDNLLKLQLNRLRDTLCTNTEEVLTLEKQKLELEKAIAERTEEIKIHKDVLDSQIRLVDQGRQRLSIEIQERLSKIDNLAYKYEILTIATMPPEGEEEKTLTYYVIKAVQEKEELHREGDDLDAKICKAEKETVALKNTVYVLNNCIKNYRNSFKQVTETSEEYEEKLKLEEEKRAADQQYRHKRRQIKELQENFQSMENNFDIVLKQGALFQDQKKEKQALNLPLKKDIEEQKPKLERVITQCSRLSREIQSLKKTSTETQEEGDTDLHDLRSINRTTGKLLADVLEANPDLNTPFQMYFHQSNLELPTTTSAAGSQSSRSPSTQSSLASIRSSRSSGSSQLSLKVIDLSLPINSSEEAAAAGSPPSSRASNSDIYKHKKKS from the exons ATGGCGGGCCATGCAGTCACCTCGGTGCTGGCCGAGCTCTGCTGGGCCCAGGGCTACGCCGTTCCCGTGGCCAACGCGGCGAACGTGGCTCTGGAGGACAGA CTGCAGAAGatgcacaaagaaaaagcatacCTGCAGGATAAGCTGGCCGACTTTGAAGAGTGCGTAAAAGCAGTGACATCTCACTTGAAAAATGTCAGGCAAGAGATCAGCTTCACACAG TCTCTTTACAGAGCCAGAGAGAATGAAACTGAAACTGAACACCACTTTAAAGCCCTTGCTGAGAGAGAACATGGACATCTGAAACATGACTTTAAGCAACTGGAAGATGAGATCGTTTccttaagagaaaagaaaaacagtcaagAA AATACTATAAATAAAACCACTAAGAAGCTGGAAAACTTAAAGCAGCAGATGAACTGTAATAAGGAAGTTCTGGAGAGCTGCATAAAGAAATCAAATAGTAAAGATGATGATACTATCACAATCCAGAAGTATGCACTACAAGATGAAGGGAAAATAAGA gcATTAACCCTTCAAGTAGACAAGTTGACCATGCATGCAAATCAGAAGCGCAGAGATCTTGATAACGAGCTTACAGAAACTATCATTGCTCAG ataGAGCTTGACAAGACACCTGAAGATTTTCGCAGAGTTCATCAGGAAAGGCAAGAAGTCATCAGGCAGTGGGAGAATACAATACAACAGATGCAGAAAAGAGATCAACAGATTGATCACTGTGCTTTG CTAATAACAGAGATAAAACAggagatgagaaagaaagaaatggtgcTGGAAGAGAAGACTTCCTTTTTGGTTAATGAAACTCTTAATAATATGGAATACGAAAAGAAAGCTTCTTTGGCTGAACGAGAAGCTACCAGCCTCCGAAATGAACATCGAAGTCAGGATACCTCCGGAGTTCAGCTGCAGGATGAG CTGGATACTTTAAAATCAACTGTGGACAGAATTGCCACTGATGTAGAGTCTCTGAGACTGCAAGGAACCaatctgaagaaagaaatacagaaaaaacaaaccag attaagctttcttaatgaaaaaaatgcaagtcttTCTAATAAGGTGAAGCTTGTGACTGAGGAGACTCTCAGTTCAGATGACAAAGCTTTGAGGATGGAAGAAATactaaaagaagaagaaaaaattgtccag gaaaaagaaacagaaacaagcCAGCTAAAAGAACTTCTTTTCAAGAAGACTCAAGATTTAACAGTGCAGCAGGACAAGGAGAAGTGTGTTCTAGCAGAATTTGAGGGATGCCCATTATCACTTAAAAATCTCAAGAGTCAACTGAACAGACTGGATACAGATGCGTTAAAACAACTAGATTTAATGTATAATCAG gaTTTTTATATTCAGCAAGTACAGAGAAGGCTGTCACGGTTAGAAGGAGAGGTTAATGCAGACGAAAAACAAGTTTTGGAAGCAAAATTTGCTGAACTTAAGAAAAcactagaagaaaataaaaacacatatgATGTTTTACATGCACAGTACAAGAAACTTCAG AGTGATGTCCATTTCATCAAGAGAACAATGGATaaaactggagaagaaaaaagtgatgTGACAATCAAGATAAACGaactaaatattttgaatgagaAATCAGATCAGGAGTTAAAAAGAGCTAAAGTCATTAAGCAG GAGATGATGGTTGAAGATAATCTCTTAAAACTACAATTGAACCGTCTTCGAGATACTCTGTGTACCAACACAGAGGAAGTTCtaacactggaaaaacaaaaactggAGTTAGAGAAAGCCATAGCAGAAAGAACTGAGGAAATTAAGATTCATAAGGACGTGCTGGATTCCCAGATAAGACTTGTGGATCAGGGGCGGCAACGCTTAAG TATTGAAATTCAAGAACGCCTAAGTAAGATTGATAATCTGGCATACAAATATGAAATTCTTACCATTGCCACGATGCCAcctgaaggagaagaggagaaaactcTCACCTACTATGTAATTAAG GCTgtacaggaaaaggaagaacttCATCGTGAAGGTGATGATTTAGATGCAAAGatctgcaaagctgaaaaagaaacGGTAGCTCTGAAAAACACTGTCTATGTACTTAATAACTGCATCAAGAATTACCGAAACTCTTTCAAGCAAGTCACTGAGACAA GTGAGGAGTATGAGGAAAAACTGAAActagaggaagagaaaagggctGCTGATCAACAATACAGACACAAACGAAGACAGATCAAGGAACTTCAGGAAAATTTCCAG AGCATGGAAAATAACTTTGATATAGTCCTGAAGCAGGGGGCCCTCTTCCAGGaccaaaagaaggaaaaacaagctCTTAACTTGCCGCTGAAGAAAGACATAGAAGAACAGAAACCCAAACTAGAAAGGGTTATAACCCAG TGTTCCAGACTATCCAGAGAAATTCAGTCTCTGAAGAAAACTagcacagaaacacaggaagaaGGAGACACTGATCTTCATGATTTGAGAAGCATCAACAGGACCACTGGCAAATTGTTAGCTGATGTTCTAGAAGCAAATCCCGATTTAAATACACCCTTTCAAATGTACTTTCACCAG TCCAATTTAGAGCTTCCTACGACTACTTCTGCTGCTGGTAGTCAAAGTTCTCGATCACCATCCACACAAAGCTCACTAGCTTCTATCAG gtccTCCAGAAGTTCTGGCTCCAGTCAGTTATCACTCAAAGTTATAGATCTGAGCTTGCCTATCAACAGTTCTGAAGAAGCAGCTGCCGCTGGTTCACCGCCATCCAGCAGAGCTAGCAACTCTGAtatttataaacacaaaaaaaagtcttaa
- the CCDC39 gene encoding coiled-coil domain-containing protein 39 isoform X2: MSGKRSASHRARENETETEHHFKALAEREHGHLKHDFKQLEDEIVSLREKKNSQENTINKTTKKLENLKQQMNCNKEVLESCIKKSNSKDDDTITIQKYALQDEGKIRALTLQVDKLTMHANQKRRDLDNELTETIIAQIELDKTPEDFRRVHQERQEVIRQWENTIQQMQKRDQQIDHCALLITEIKQEMRKKEMVLEEKTSFLVNETLNNMEYEKKASLAEREATSLRNEHRSQDTSGVQLQDELDTLKSTVDRIATDVESLRLQGTNLKKEIQKKQTRLSFLNEKNASLSNKVKLVTEETLSSDDKALRMEEILKEEEKIVQEKETETSQLKELLFKKTQDLTVQQDKEKCVLAEFEGCPLSLKNLKSQLNRLDTDALKQLDLMYNQDFYIQQVQRRLSRLEGEVNADEKQVLEAKFAELKKTLEENKNTYDVLHAQYKKLQSDVHFIKRTMDKTGEEKSDVTIKINELNILNEKSDQELKRAKVIKQEMMVEDNLLKLQLNRLRDTLCTNTEEVLTLEKQKLELEKAIAERTEEIKIHKDVLDSQIRLVDQGRQRLSIEIQERLSKIDNLAYKYEILTIATMPPEGEEEKTLTYYVIKAVQEKEELHREGDDLDAKICKAEKETVALKNTVYVLNNCIKNYRNSFKQVTETSEEYEEKLKLEEEKRAADQQYRHKRRQIKELQENFQSMENNFDIVLKQGALFQDQKKEKQALNLPLKKDIEEQKPKLERVITQCSRLSREIQSLKKTSTETQEEGDTDLHDLRSINRTTGKLLADVLEANPDLNTPFQMYFHQSNLELPTTTSAAGSQSSRSPSTQSSLASIRSSRSSGSSQLSLKVIDLSLPINSSEEAAAAGSPPSSRASNSDIYKHKKKS, translated from the exons ATGTCAGGCAAGAGATCAGCTTCACACAG AGCCAGAGAGAATGAAACTGAAACTGAACACCACTTTAAAGCCCTTGCTGAGAGAGAACATGGACATCTGAAACATGACTTTAAGCAACTGGAAGATGAGATCGTTTccttaagagaaaagaaaaacagtcaagAA AATACTATAAATAAAACCACTAAGAAGCTGGAAAACTTAAAGCAGCAGATGAACTGTAATAAGGAAGTTCTGGAGAGCTGCATAAAGAAATCAAATAGTAAAGATGATGATACTATCACAATCCAGAAGTATGCACTACAAGATGAAGGGAAAATAAGA gcATTAACCCTTCAAGTAGACAAGTTGACCATGCATGCAAATCAGAAGCGCAGAGATCTTGATAACGAGCTTACAGAAACTATCATTGCTCAG ataGAGCTTGACAAGACACCTGAAGATTTTCGCAGAGTTCATCAGGAAAGGCAAGAAGTCATCAGGCAGTGGGAGAATACAATACAACAGATGCAGAAAAGAGATCAACAGATTGATCACTGTGCTTTG CTAATAACAGAGATAAAACAggagatgagaaagaaagaaatggtgcTGGAAGAGAAGACTTCCTTTTTGGTTAATGAAACTCTTAATAATATGGAATACGAAAAGAAAGCTTCTTTGGCTGAACGAGAAGCTACCAGCCTCCGAAATGAACATCGAAGTCAGGATACCTCCGGAGTTCAGCTGCAGGATGAG CTGGATACTTTAAAATCAACTGTGGACAGAATTGCCACTGATGTAGAGTCTCTGAGACTGCAAGGAACCaatctgaagaaagaaatacagaaaaaacaaaccag attaagctttcttaatgaaaaaaatgcaagtcttTCTAATAAGGTGAAGCTTGTGACTGAGGAGACTCTCAGTTCAGATGACAAAGCTTTGAGGATGGAAGAAATactaaaagaagaagaaaaaattgtccag gaaaaagaaacagaaacaagcCAGCTAAAAGAACTTCTTTTCAAGAAGACTCAAGATTTAACAGTGCAGCAGGACAAGGAGAAGTGTGTTCTAGCAGAATTTGAGGGATGCCCATTATCACTTAAAAATCTCAAGAGTCAACTGAACAGACTGGATACAGATGCGTTAAAACAACTAGATTTAATGTATAATCAG gaTTTTTATATTCAGCAAGTACAGAGAAGGCTGTCACGGTTAGAAGGAGAGGTTAATGCAGACGAAAAACAAGTTTTGGAAGCAAAATTTGCTGAACTTAAGAAAAcactagaagaaaataaaaacacatatgATGTTTTACATGCACAGTACAAGAAACTTCAG AGTGATGTCCATTTCATCAAGAGAACAATGGATaaaactggagaagaaaaaagtgatgTGACAATCAAGATAAACGaactaaatattttgaatgagaAATCAGATCAGGAGTTAAAAAGAGCTAAAGTCATTAAGCAG GAGATGATGGTTGAAGATAATCTCTTAAAACTACAATTGAACCGTCTTCGAGATACTCTGTGTACCAACACAGAGGAAGTTCtaacactggaaaaacaaaaactggAGTTAGAGAAAGCCATAGCAGAAAGAACTGAGGAAATTAAGATTCATAAGGACGTGCTGGATTCCCAGATAAGACTTGTGGATCAGGGGCGGCAACGCTTAAG TATTGAAATTCAAGAACGCCTAAGTAAGATTGATAATCTGGCATACAAATATGAAATTCTTACCATTGCCACGATGCCAcctgaaggagaagaggagaaaactcTCACCTACTATGTAATTAAG GCTgtacaggaaaaggaagaacttCATCGTGAAGGTGATGATTTAGATGCAAAGatctgcaaagctgaaaaagaaacGGTAGCTCTGAAAAACACTGTCTATGTACTTAATAACTGCATCAAGAATTACCGAAACTCTTTCAAGCAAGTCACTGAGACAA GTGAGGAGTATGAGGAAAAACTGAAActagaggaagagaaaagggctGCTGATCAACAATACAGACACAAACGAAGACAGATCAAGGAACTTCAGGAAAATTTCCAG AGCATGGAAAATAACTTTGATATAGTCCTGAAGCAGGGGGCCCTCTTCCAGGaccaaaagaaggaaaaacaagctCTTAACTTGCCGCTGAAGAAAGACATAGAAGAACAGAAACCCAAACTAGAAAGGGTTATAACCCAG TGTTCCAGACTATCCAGAGAAATTCAGTCTCTGAAGAAAACTagcacagaaacacaggaagaaGGAGACACTGATCTTCATGATTTGAGAAGCATCAACAGGACCACTGGCAAATTGTTAGCTGATGTTCTAGAAGCAAATCCCGATTTAAATACACCCTTTCAAATGTACTTTCACCAG TCCAATTTAGAGCTTCCTACGACTACTTCTGCTGCTGGTAGTCAAAGTTCTCGATCACCATCCACACAAAGCTCACTAGCTTCTATCAG gtccTCCAGAAGTTCTGGCTCCAGTCAGTTATCACTCAAAGTTATAGATCTGAGCTTGCCTATCAACAGTTCTGAAGAAGCAGCTGCCGCTGGTTCACCGCCATCCAGCAGAGCTAGCAACTCTGAtatttataaacacaaaaaaaagtcttaa
- the TTC14 gene encoding tetratricopeptide repeat protein 14 isoform X2: MPPLEQFMEVPREERRELFFRDIERGDIVIGRITSIREFGFFMVLICLGSGVIREISDLEITALCPLRDVPSQSNHGDPLSYYQTGDLIRAAIKDIDRYHEKLTVSLYSSALPPSLSSTKLGVITSDDFPLHYKRSMEVANTGETFEEVLHRSPGFANPSLVEYLAEKLGISESNPPSLMRSLQMKNFNEEDFAPALRKKQSESWALKCVKAGVDYFKVGCHVEAMNEYNKALEIDPQNVEALVARGALYATKGSLNKAIGDFEIALENCPTHRNARKYLCQTLVERGGQLEEEEKLLNAESYYKKALHLDETFQEAEEALTKLRKHMQKSLEMREKQAAKEEREKEKKVETSAEKLRKLLKEEKRLKKKRKVSTSSSSSSSSSSSSSSSSDSSSDASISSSSSDHKKRRKKHRNRSESTRSSKKSSSRASSHYRDQIRKEEWYTPPADTTASFLNQSFEVEELLEKPQSLACPKTEVKEKERRSSFSRTSGDDEDTFGGRSEDSRDSYSSSRTLPSSSKTEKYDKTDRFFSSWRGSSSSYHKSDEKPRLHYYKKLERDVEGRREQYRKHGSGQDRYYPSPAGSDYSGRSVGKYRSYSSTCLREGDRSYDSDRRYDNDRHMLSRHRNESEYKNRKRSYEETDKTKEPDEEMSSNDTAQTESGNKRNLPQNLLNIFNQIAEFEREKASKKKQ; this comes from the exons ATGCCTCCCCTGGAGCAGTTCATGGAAGTTCctagggaagagaggagagaattGTTTTTTCGAGACATTGAACGTGGTGATATCGTGATTGGGAGGATTACTTCTATTCGTGAATTTGGCTTTTTCATGGTGTTGATATGTCTGGGAAGTGGTGTCATACGGGAGATTTCAGATTTAGAAATCACA GCTCTGTGTCCTTTGAGAGATGTCCCTTCTCAAAGCAACCATGGAGATCCTTTATCTTACTATCAAACTGGGGACCTTATTCGAG CTGCGATCAAGGACATTGATCGTTACCATGAGAAGCTCACGGTGTCGCTTTACAGCTCAGCTCTTCCACCCAGCCTTTCCAGTACAAAACTAGGCGTAATTACTTCTGATGACTTCCCGTTACATTATAA gcGAAGCATGGAAGTTGCTAATACAGGAGAGACATTTGAAGAGGTTTTGCATCGTTCCCCAGGATTTGCTAATCCATCGTTAGTTGAATATCTAGCAGAAAAACTAGGAATAAGTGAATCAAATCCACCGTCTTTGATGAGAAGTCTTCAAAT gaaaaatttcaaTGAAGAAGATTTTGCCCCTGCACTGAGGAAAAAGCAGTCTGAATCTTGGGCCTTGAAATG tgtgaaGGCTGGGGTTGATTATTTTAAGGTTGGGTGCCATGTAGAAGCCATGAATGAGTACAACAAGGCTTTGGAAATTGATCCTCAAAATGTTGAAGCTTTGGTAGCACGTGGAGCTCT GTATGCAACAAAAGGAAGTTTGAACAAAGCCATAGGTGATTTTGAAATTGCTTTAGAAAACTGTCCTACCCATAGAAATGCGAGAAAATACCTCTGTCAGACACTGGTGGAAAGAGGCGGGCA gttggaagaggaagagaaactaCTAAATGCTGAGAGTTACTATAAAAAAGCCTTACATTTGGATGAGACTtttcaggaagcagaagaggCCTTAACAAAACTCCGTAAGCACATGCAG aaatctttggaAATGAGGGAGAAACAAGCTgccaaagaagagagagagaaagaaaagaaagtagaaacGAGTGCAGAAAAATTGCGTAAgctcttaaaagaagaaaaaag gttgaagaagaaaaggaaagtatcaacttcttcttcctcttcttcctcctcttcctcctcctcctcatcatcaAGTGATTCTTCATCAGATGCAtcaatttcttcctcttcctctgatCACAAGAAACGCAGGAAAAAGCATCGGAATAGATCTGAGTCTACCCGCAGCTCCAAAAAAAGCTCATCTAGAGCGTCTTCCCATTATAGAGATCAGATTAGGAAAGAGGAGTGGTATACGCCTCCAGCTGATACCACTGCTTCCTTTCTTAACCAAAGTTTTGAAGTGGAAGAACTGCTGGAAAAGCCACAGAGTTTAGCGTGTCCAAAAACAGaggtaaaagagaaagaaagacgCAGTTCTTTTTCGAGGACTTCAGGTGATGATGAAGACACTTTTGGAGGTAGGTCTGAAGATTCAAGAGATTCTTACAGTAGCTCCAGAACTCTGCCAAGTAgtagcaaaactgaaaaatatgatAAAACTGATAGATTTTTCTCCAGTTGGAGGGGTTCTTCAAGTTCATATCATAAGTCAGATGAAAAACCCAGGCTGCATTATTATAAGAAATTAGAAAGGGAcgtggaggggagaagagagcagtATAGAAAACATGGCTCAGGTCAAGACAGGTATTATCCGTCTCCAGCAGGGTCTGACTACTCTGGCAGGTCAGTGGGAAAGTACAGATCGTATTCTAGCACCTGCTTGCGTGAAGGTGATAGAAGTTACGATAGCGATAGGCGTTACGATAATGATAGGCACATGTTAAGTCGGCATAGAAATGAAAGCGAGtataagaacaggaaaagaagttaCGAGGAGACTGATAAAACAAAGGAACCAGATGAGGAAATGTCTTCAAATGATACAGCACAAACTGAAAGTGGCAATAAAAGAAACCTGCCCCAGAACTTACTTAACATATTTAATCAAATAGCTGAGTTTGAGAGGGAAAAagcaagtaagaaaaaacagtaa